Proteins from a genomic interval of Quercus lobata isolate SW786 chromosome 11, ValleyOak3.0 Primary Assembly, whole genome shotgun sequence:
- the LOC115968505 gene encoding pentatricopeptide repeat-containing protein At4g38150 — translation MASVQQGRILKLISESQTEALWLKLRRFSSSSLEDEAAIRGQQRRRRRPLRSEEEDDDYSSRQQQERPPEPIPNRPLRPQRNPKFQSQSPFQNNKTRTWGNDVNPNPSENNSNFDFLEKFKLGPETPSSSSPKPQQQHDQVGEANNAETPPPQDAEEIFKKLKETGLIPNAVAMLDGLCKDGLVQDAMKLFGLMREKGTIPEVVIYTAVVDGFCKAHKFDDAQRVFRKMQNNGISPNAFSYSVLIQGLYQCDQLDIAIDFCVEMLEAGHSPNVQTFVGLVTRLCLKMGVEEARKAITTLTNKGFFVNKKAIKEYMDKKSAHPLVWEAIFGNQTPEIPFQH, via the coding sequence atggcatcaGTGCAGCAAGGTCGGATTTTGAAGCTGATTTCAGAGTCCCAAACGGAGGCACTTTGGCTGAAACTACGCCGTTTTAGTTCTAGCTCTCTAGAAGATGAAGCAGCTATCAGAGGACAAcaacgacgacgacgacgacccTTGAGATCGGAGGAGGAAGATGATGACTATTCTAGCCGCCAACAACAAGAGCGTCCTCCAGAGCCCATTCCAAACAGGCCTTTGAGACCCCAACGCAACCCCAAATTCCAATCCCAATCCCCAtttcaaaacaacaaaacaagaaCATGGGGTAATGATGTTAATCCAAATCCATCTGAAAACAACAGCAACTTCGATTTTCTCGAAAAATTCAAACTTGGTCCTGAAACCCCTTCGTCTTCTTCTCCCAAACCCCAACAACAACATGACCAAGTAGGAGAAGCGAACAACGCGGAAACGCCTCCTCCACAAGACGCTGAGGAGATCTTCAAGAAGCTAAAAGAAACGGGTCTGATCCCAAATGCTGTGGCTATGCTCGATGGTCTTTGCAAAGACGGCCTTGTTCAAGACGCCATGAAGCTCTTTGGTTTGATGCGCGAAAAGGGTACTATTCCTGAAGTCGTTATATACACTGCTGTTGTTGATGGCTTCTGTAAGGCACACAAATTCGATGATGCCCAAAGAGTTTTCaggaaaatgcaaaacaatGGTATTTCTCCCAATGCCTTCTCTTACTCTGTCTTGATTCAAGGTCTTTATCAGTGTGACCAGTTGGACATTGCTATTGACTTTTGTGTTGAAATGTTGGAAGCTGGCCATTCACCAAATGTGCAAACTTTTGTTGGGTTGGTAACTAGATTGTGTTTGAAAATGGGAGTTGAAGAAGCCAGGAAAGCCATTACAACTTTAACGAACAAgggtttttttgttaataagaaAGCTATTAAGGAGTATATGGACAAAAAATCTGCACATCCTCTTGTTTGGGAAGCAATCTTCGGCAACCAAACTCCTGAGATACCATTTCAGCATTGA
- the LOC115969375 gene encoding probable L-type lectin-domain containing receptor kinase S.5: protein MVTIISNGRSSITVFIILCCILLHLADIQAATPPSFSFDNFSQAEDKDSFEFLGGGATIDNASLQITQDTTENVPNLLNRFGRIMYKHPFNMWLSDEIQASFNSNFVINIFRKPAWNAGEGLAFLIAPDLSIPDASYGQWLGLTNAINDGKQTNKIVAIEFDTEKQDYDPNDNHIGLNINSVNSTATVSLDDYNIELSPEVPTNYRVWVHYNGTSKVMEVYMVQDGQPKPEKPLLSKTISLKEYVNQKSYFGFAASTGNPQIELNCVLKWSLEIDDLQKKSDLLWLKIGAGVGVPLVTLLILCGVLYLNKRKRRGKGGDEESKVLGTQLRWLPGMPREFKYKDLKKATNNFHESMRLGQGGFGVVYKGILQDKDHKSGTEIAVKKFSRDSVQSKDDFLAELTIIHRLRHKHLVRLVGWCYEKGKLLLLYDFMPNGSLDKHLYEASNENTLNWRRRYRILAGVASALHYLHNEYDQKVVHRDLKASNILLDSDYNARLGDFGLARALDNERNSYAELGLAGVPGTMGYVAPECFHTGRATPESDVYGFGAVVLEVVCSRSPGISINHHQRLYSLVDWVWMLHREGSIEEAVDERLGTDYVVDEAKRLLLLGLACSHPVASERPQTQDICQIISGIMLAPNVPPFKPAFTWPSMVTACSSTDSTLTNTTFSS, encoded by the exons ATGGTTACTATCATATCAAATGGTAGAAGTTCAATCACCGTTTTCATTATCCTTTGTTGCATCCTTTTGCATCTGGCTGATATCCAAGCTGCAACACCACCCAGCTTCTCGTTTGATAATTTTAGTCAGGCAGAGGATAAGGATAGTTTTGAGTTTCTAGGCGGTGGTGCCACTATTGATAATGCATCCCTTCAGATAACCCAAGACACAACCGAGAATGTCCCCAACCTCCTCAACCGGTTTGGTCGCATTATGTATAAACATCCTTTCAACATGTGGTTGTCTGATGAAATTCAGGCCTCATTCAATTCCAATTTTGTCATCAACATATTTAGAAAGCCGGCGTGGAATGCTGGTGAGGGACTTGCTTTTCTCATTGCTCCCGATCTCTCAATCCCTGATGCTAGTTATGGGCAATGGCTTGGCCTCACCAATGCTATCAATGATGGTAAGCAAACCAACAAGATCGTGGCCATAGAGTTTGATACCGAAAAGCAAGACTATGATCCTAATGACAACCATATTGGCCTCAACATCAACTCTGTTAATTCAACTGCCACTGTCTCTCTTGATGATTATAATATCGAATTATCTCCGGAAGTACCCACCAACTATAGAGTCTGGGTGCACTATAATGGCACGTCGAAGGTGATGGAGGTTTACATGGTGCAAGACGGCCAACCCAAGCCGGAAAAGCCTCTTCTTAGCAAGACCATAAGCCTGAAAGAATATGTGAATCAAAAATCCTACTTTGGTTTTGCTGCTTCTACAGGTAATCCACAGATTGAGTTGAATTGTGTATTGAAATGGAGCTTAGAGATTGATGATCTACAAAAGAAAAGTGATTTGCTTTGGTTGAAGATAGGTGCTGGGGTTGGAGTTCCATTGGTGACATTGTTGATCTTATGTGGGGTTTTATATttgaacaagagaaaaagaagaggaaaagggGGTGATGAGGAGTCTAAGGTGCTTGGCACACAGTTGAGATGGTTGCCTGGGATGCCAAGGGAATTCAAGTACAAAGATTTAAAGAAGGCCACCAACAACTTCCATGAGAGTATGAGGCTGGGTCAAGGTGGTTTTGGTGTTGTTTACAAAGGAATTCTGCAGGACAAGGATCATAAATCTGGTACTGAAATAGCTGTCAAGAAATTTTCCAGAGACAGCGTTCAAAGCAAAGATGATTTCTTGGCAGAGCTCACCATTATTCACCGTCTCCGCCATAAACATCTCGTCCGCTTAGTTG GGTGGTGCTACGAGAAAGGGAAGCTACTACTATTGTACGACTTTATGCCAAATGGAAGTCTTGATAAGCACCTGTATGAGGCTTCCAATGAGAACACTTTGAATTGGAGGCGTCGGTATAGGATACTAGCTGGTGTAGCATCAGCATTGCATTATCTGCACAATGAGTATGATCAGAAGGTAGTGCACCGCGATCTCAAAGCCAGCAACATCTTGCTGGACTCCGATTATAATGCTCGCCTGGGTGACTTTGGCCTTGCCCGAGCCTTGGACAATGAAAGGAACTCCTATGCTGAATTAGGATTAGCTGGAGTTCCAGGCACCATGGGTTATGTTGCTCCTGAGTGCTTTCACACAGGGAGGGCCACCCCAGAATCTGATGTGTATGGTTTTGGAGCAGTGGTGCTTGAGGTCGTATGCAGCAGAAGTCCCGGGATTAGTATCAATCACCATCAACGTCTCTATTCACTGGTTGATTGGGTTTGGATGTTACATCGTGAAGGCAGCATTGAAGAAGCTGTAGATGAGAGGCTTGGCACTGACTATGTGGTTGATGAAGCAAAGAGGCTTTTACTTCTGGGGCTCGCATGTTCACATCCCGTTGCCAGTGAGAGGCCACAAACGCAGGATATTTGCCAGATTATATCTGGAATTATGCTGGCCCCTAATGTGCCCCCATTCAAACCCGCTTTCACATGGCCTTCGATGGTTACTGCGTGCAGTAGCACTGACAGTACACTTACTAATACAACATTTTCTTCCTAA
- the LOC115967349 gene encoding probable L-type lectin-domain containing receptor kinase S.5, with amino-acid sequence MGTNMSNGVSSITIVIILCCSLLHLVDIQAAPQFNFSDFNPTRDNNLLEFLGNGSAIDQGALQITSDTTNDEFSLRNSYGRIMYKHPFNMWLSDEIQASFNSNFVINIFRKPAWNAGEGLAFLIAPDLSIPDASYGQWLGLTNATNDGNHTNQIVAIEFDTEKQDHDPNGNHIGLDINSVNSTATVLLDIELSPEVGTKYSVWVQYNGTSKVMEVYMVKEGQPKPEKPLLSKTISLKEYVNQKSYFGFAASTGNPQIELNCVLKWSLEIDDLQKKSDLLWLKIGAGVGVPLVTLLILCGVLYLNKRKRRGRGGDEESNVLGTQLRWLPGMPREFKYKDLKKATNNFHESMMLGQGGFGVVYKGILQDKDHKSSTEIAVKKFSRDSIQSKDDFLAELTIIHRLRHKHLVRLVGWCYEKGKLLLLYDFMPNGSLDKHLYEASNQNTLNWSRRYRILAGVASALHYLHNEYDQKVVHRDLKASNILLDSDYNARLGDFGLARALDNERNSYAELGLAGVPGTMGYVAPECFHTGRATPESDVYGFGAVVLEVVCSRSPGISINHHQRPYSLVDWVWMLHREGSIEEAIDEKLGNDYVVDEAKRLLLLGLACSHPIASERPQTQDICQIIAGTMPVPNVPPFKPAFTWPSMVTAFSSTDSSFSNTFSS; translated from the exons ATGGGTACTAACATGTCAAATGGTGTAAGCTCCATCACTATTGTTATTATCCTTTGCTGTAGCCTTTTGCATCTGGTTGATATCCAGGCTGCACCACAATTTAATTTCAGTGATTTTAATCCGACGAGGGATAATAATTTGTTGGAGTTTTTGGGGAATGGTTCGGCTATTGATCAGGGAGCCCTGCAGATAACCTCAGACACAACGAACGATGAGTTCAGCCTCCGCAACAGTTACGGTCGCATTATGTATAAACATCCTTTCAACATGTGGTTGTCTGATGAAATTCAGGCCTCATTCAATTCCAATTTTGTCATCAACATATTTAGAAAGCCGGCGTGGAATGCTGGTGAGGGACTTGCTTTTCTCATTGCTCCCGATCTCTCAATCCCTGATGCTAGTTATGGGCAATGGCTTGGCCTCACCAATGCTACCAACGATGGTAACCATACCAACCAGATTGTGGCCATAGAGTTTGACACCGAAAAGCAAGACCACGATCCTAATGGCAATCATATTGGCCTCGACATCAACTCTGTTAATTCAACTGCGACTGTCCTTCTTGATATCGAATTATCCCCAGAAGTAGGCACCAAATACAGCGTCTGGGTGCAATACAATGGCACGTCGAAGGTGATGGAGGTTTACATGGTGAAAGAAGGCCAACCCAAGCCTGAAAAGCCTCTTCTTAGCAAGACCATAAGCCTGAAAGAATATGTGAATCAAAAATCCTACTTTGGTTTTGCTGCTTCTACAGGTAATCCACAGATTGAGTTGAATTGTGTATTGAAATGGAGCTTAGAGATTGATGACCTACAAAAGAAAAGTGATTTGCTTTGGTTGAAGATAGGCGCTGGGGTTGGAGTTCCATTGGTGACATTGTTGATCCTATGTGGGGTTTTATATttgaacaagagaaaaagaagaggaagaggggGTGATGAGGAGTCTAACGTGCTAGGCACACAGTTGAGATGGTTGCCTGGGATGCCAAGGGAATTCAAGTACAAAGATTTAAAGAAGGCCACCAACAACTTCCATGAGAGTATGATGCTGGGTCAAGGTGGTTTTGGTGTTGTTTACAAAGGAATTCTGCAGGACAAGGATCATAAATCTAGTACTGAAATAGCTGTCAAGAAATTCTCCAGAGACAGCATTCAAAGCAAAGATGATTTCTTGGCAGAGCTCACCATTATTCACCGTCTCCGCCATAAACATCTTGTCCGCTTAGTTG GGTGGTGCTACGAGAAAGGGAAGCTACTACTATTGTACGACTTTATGCCAAATGGTAGTCTTGATAAGCATTTGTATGAGGCTTCCAACCAGAACACTTTGAATTGGAGCCGTCGGTATAGGATACTAGCTGGAGTAGCATCAGCATTGCATTATCTGCACAATGAGTATGATCAGAAGGTAGTGCACCGCGACCTCAAAGCCAGCAACATCTTGCTGGACTCTGACTATAATGCTCGCCTGGGCGACTTTGGCCTTGCCCGAGCCTTGGATAATGAAAGGAACTCCTATGCTGAACTAGGATTAGCTGGAGTTCCGGGCACCATGGGTTATGTTGCTCCTGAGTGCTTCCACACAGGGAGGGCCACCCCTGAATCTGATGTGTACGGTTTTGGAGCAGTGGTGCTTGAGGTTGTCTGCAGCAGAAGTCCTGGGATTAGTATCAATCACCATCAGCGTCCCTATTCATTGGTTGATTGGGTTTGGATGTTACATCGCGAAGGTAGCATTGAAGAAGCTATAGATGAGAAGCTTGGCAATGATTATGTGGTTGATGAAGCAAAGAGGCTTTTACTTCTAGGGCTTGCATGTTCACATCCCATTGCCAGTGAGAGGCCTCAAACGCAAGATATCTGCCAAATCATAGCTGGAACTATGCCGGTCCCTAATGTACCTCCATTCAAGCCTGCTTTCACATGGCCTTCGATGGTTACTGCCTTCAGCAGTACTGACAGTTCTTTTTCTAATACATTTTCTTCCTGA
- the LOC115968506 gene encoding transcription termination factor MTERF6, chloroplastic/mitochondrial: MEICSSQHGSSIMWFFRDRGFDDKSIDEMFKKCKRLEGAQRERASENWAYLKSIGIQERKLPSIVSKCPKILTLGLHEKLVPMVECLSTLGTKPHEVASAIVKFPHILSHSVEEKLCPLLAFFQALGVPEKQLGKMILLNPRLISYSIESKLTEIADFLASLGLARDGMVGKVMAKNPFIMGYSVEKRLRPTSEFLRSVGLTEHDLQTVAMNFPEVLCRDVNKVLKPNLDFLKRCGFGDGQIAALVTGFPPILIKSVRNSLEPRIKFLVEVMGRQIDEVIDYPDFFRHGLKKRLESRHKLLKQKNIACSLSEMLECNQKKFLMKFGLFEGYA; the protein is encoded by the coding sequence ATGGAAATCTGCAGCAGTCAACATGGTAGCAGCATTATGTGGTTCTTTAGGGATAGAGGTTTTGATGATAAAAGCATCGATGAAATGTTTAAGAAGTGCAAGCGCCTTGAGGGTGctcaaagagagagagcttcCGAAAACTGGGCTTACCTCAAAAGCATCGGCATTCAAGAGAGAAAGCTCCCTTCCATTGTTTCAAAGTGCCCCAAGATACTTACACTAGGTCTCCATGAGAAGCTTGTTCCCATGGTTGAGTGCCTCTCCACGCTGGGTACAAAACCCCATGAAGTTGCTTCTGCCATAGTCAAATTCCCTCACATACTCTCCCACAGTGTGGAAGAGAAGCTCTGTCCGCTTCTGGCCTTCTTTCAGGCACTGGGCGTCCCTGAAAAGCAACTTGGAAAGATGATATTGCTCAACCCCAGGCTCATCAGCTATAGCATTGAATCCAAGCTAACAGAGATAGCAGACTTTCTTGCTAGTCTTGGCCTTGCCAGAGATGGGATGGTTGGCAAAGTTATGGCCAAAAACCCATTTATAATGGGTTATAGTGTTGAAAAAAGGCTACGCCCTACTTCAGAGTTTCTGAGATCAGTAGGTCTGACAGAGCATGATCTTCAAACAGTGGCAATGAACTTCCCTGAAGTTCTCTGTAGAGATGTGAACAAGGTCCTGAAACCCAATTTGGATTTTCTTAAGAGGTGTGGGTTTGGAGATGGACAGATAGCAGCCTTGGTAACTGGTTTCCCCCCTATTTTGATCAAGAGCGTCCGGAATTCTTTAGAACCTCGGATCAAGTTTCTGGTGGAGGTAATGGGGAGACAAATTGATGAAGTCATTGATTATCCTGACTTCTTTCGGCATGGTTTGAAGAAGAGATTGGAGTCGAGGCACAAACTTTTGAAACAGAAGAATATAGCTTGTAGCTTGAGTGAAATGCTGGAGTGTAATCAAAAGAAGTTCTTAATGAAGTTTGGTTTGTTTGAAGGATATGCCTGA